From one Luteipulveratus mongoliensis genomic stretch:
- a CDS encoding DHA2 family efflux MFS transporter permease subunit, with translation MRKWLPLLTICTGTLMLLVDVTIVNVALPDMATNLDTSFTSLQWVVDIYALVLAALLLGIGTVADRIGHRKMYIAGLALFAAASAASGLAGSPGILIGARAVQGVGAAAMFATTFALLNSSYQGRDRGTAYGMWGAVSGAAAAIGPIAGGLLTEHLSWRWIFFVNLPFALAAIALCVSVLPEDSQLRRTPLDWAGMATFTTFAGALTFALIRANEDGWTEGTVLALFALSAVAIIGFVVAESRVAHPLLDLSLLRNGAFVGALVAGFALTAGAFAYLTYASIWMQSVLGMSPVESGLASLPLAVASFITSASIGRLMHGSRNWLAVSLGIVLTGAGGLIVALQLGDGADWKALVAGLIVSGVGVGLAAPTISSTAMAAVPMERGGMAAGAVNSARQLGFALGIAALGSLFSARIGSVLESHAVPGSDQVGHAVAGGQASVIVASAPAGVRDALESTVRVAAVDGLRTTALIAGFLGVIGGIVAGVLIRPRPAESPEPEQVPQTEAAPA, from the coding sequence GTGCGCAAGTGGCTCCCCTTGCTCACCATCTGCACTGGCACCCTGATGCTGCTGGTCGACGTCACCATCGTCAACGTCGCGCTCCCGGACATGGCGACCAACCTGGACACGTCGTTCACCTCGCTGCAGTGGGTCGTCGACATCTATGCGCTCGTGCTGGCGGCGCTGCTGCTCGGCATCGGCACCGTCGCCGACCGGATCGGCCACCGCAAGATGTACATCGCGGGCCTGGCACTCTTCGCCGCTGCCTCGGCCGCGAGCGGATTGGCCGGGAGTCCCGGCATCCTGATCGGCGCCCGCGCGGTGCAGGGTGTCGGCGCCGCCGCGATGTTCGCCACGACCTTCGCCCTCCTCAACTCCTCCTATCAGGGCAGGGACCGAGGGACGGCGTACGGCATGTGGGGCGCAGTCTCCGGCGCCGCCGCAGCCATCGGTCCGATCGCCGGCGGTCTGCTGACCGAGCACCTGTCCTGGCGCTGGATCTTCTTCGTGAACCTGCCGTTCGCGCTGGCCGCGATCGCGCTCTGCGTCAGCGTCCTCCCGGAGGACAGCCAGCTGCGTCGTACGCCGCTGGACTGGGCTGGCATGGCGACGTTCACCACGTTCGCGGGTGCACTGACCTTCGCGCTCATCCGGGCGAACGAGGACGGCTGGACCGAGGGCACCGTGCTCGCGCTGTTCGCACTGTCGGCCGTCGCCATCATCGGATTCGTCGTCGCGGAGTCTCGCGTCGCTCACCCGTTGCTCGATCTCTCACTGCTGCGCAACGGCGCCTTCGTGGGTGCGCTCGTCGCCGGATTCGCATTGACCGCAGGGGCATTCGCGTATCTGACCTATGCGTCCATCTGGATGCAGTCAGTCCTCGGGATGTCGCCCGTCGAGTCGGGACTCGCGTCCTTGCCACTCGCCGTTGCCTCGTTCATCACGAGCGCCAGCATCGGGCGGCTCATGCACGGCTCGCGCAACTGGCTCGCTGTCAGCCTCGGCATCGTCCTGACCGGAGCGGGTGGCCTGATCGTCGCGCTGCAGCTCGGTGACGGAGCGGACTGGAAGGCTCTCGTGGCAGGTCTGATCGTGTCCGGTGTGGGCGTCGGTCTGGCTGCCCCGACCATCAGCTCGACGGCGATGGCCGCGGTGCCGATGGAGCGTGGCGGGATGGCGGCCGGCGCGGTCAACTCGGCCCGGCAGCTGGGCTTCGCGCTCGGGATCGCCGCCCTCGGCAGCCTGTTCTCAGCTCGCATCGGCTCGGTCCTGGAGTCGCACGCCGTGCCCGGTTCCGACCAGGTGGGCCACGCCGTCGCCGGCGGCCAGGCGAGCGTCATCGTGGCGTCCGCACCGGCCGGCGTACGAGACGCGCTCGAGTCCACGGTGCGCGTGGCCGCGGTTGACGGCTTGCGGACCACGGCCCTCATCGCTGGATTCCTCGGGGTGATCGGCGGCATCGTGGCCGGCGTCCTGATCCGGCCTCGCCCGGCCGAGTCACCCGAGCCGGAGCAGGTGCCTCAGACGGAGGCCGCGCCTGCCTGA
- a CDS encoding GNAT family N-acetyltransferase: MSVLLRPLLPGELSEPRDPQSEFDDYGPKAGYATPPPCEVDAAGTLAIVVDDALVGSVGWHWQQWGPSAASRSPMIGIWLQKSARGKGVGTQAQRLVADLLFRHTQVNRVEAHTDVRNVAEQRALERAGFSQEGVVRGAHWRNGRHHDGFLYSVLRDEWANSQAGAASV, encoded by the coding sequence ATGTCAGTGCTGCTCCGGCCGTTGCTGCCGGGTGAGCTGTCCGAGCCGCGTGACCCTCAGTCGGAGTTCGACGACTACGGGCCCAAAGCGGGCTACGCCACGCCACCGCCGTGCGAGGTCGACGCAGCTGGCACGTTGGCGATCGTGGTCGACGACGCGCTCGTGGGCTCCGTCGGCTGGCACTGGCAGCAATGGGGTCCGTCCGCCGCATCGCGATCCCCGATGATCGGCATCTGGTTGCAGAAGTCCGCTCGTGGCAAGGGTGTCGGCACTCAGGCTCAGCGCCTCGTGGCCGATCTGCTGTTCAGGCACACCCAGGTCAACCGGGTCGAAGCGCACACGGACGTACGCAACGTCGCCGAGCAGCGGGCCCTGGAGCGCGCCGGGTTCAGCCAGGAGGGCGTCGTCCGCGGAGCACACTGGCGCAACGGTCGCCATCACGACGGCTTCCTCTACAGCGTGCTCCGCGACGAGTGGGCCAACAGTCAGGCAGGCGCGGCCTCCGTCTGA
- a CDS encoding HigA family addiction module antitoxin codes for MSKLPPIHPGEVLMEEFIAPLGVTQHKVAVAVGVPPRRINEIVHGKRRVSADTALRLARYFGTSDLFWVNLQVRYDLEIERDNLGAVLDEIRPLRSA; via the coding sequence ATGAGCAAGCTGCCGCCGATTCACCCCGGCGAGGTGCTGATGGAGGAGTTCATTGCGCCACTCGGTGTGACCCAGCACAAGGTCGCCGTTGCGGTTGGAGTGCCGCCCCGCCGGATCAACGAGATCGTGCACGGCAAGCGCCGTGTCTCGGCTGACACCGCCCTGCGCTTGGCGCGCTACTTCGGCACGTCAGACCTGTTCTGGGTCAACCTTCAGGTGAGGTATGACCTCGAGATCGAGCGTGACAACCTCGGCGCCGTCCTGGATGAGATTCGACCGCTGCGGTCCGCCTGA
- a CDS encoding type II toxin-antitoxin system RelE/ParE family toxin, producing MVIRSFGDRDTEQLWRRERVRSLDRRILRVALRKLAVLDAAVMLEDLRVPPGNRLEALRGGRSGQHSIRINDQWRICFTWTDTGPEGVEIVDYH from the coding sequence GTGGTGATCAGGTCATTCGGAGACCGAGACACCGAGCAGCTGTGGAGGCGAGAACGCGTCAGATCGCTCGATCGACGGATTCTTCGGGTGGCGTTGAGGAAGCTCGCCGTTCTGGACGCCGCGGTGATGCTCGAGGACCTTCGGGTGCCGCCAGGCAATCGCTTGGAGGCGCTCAGGGGCGGTCGAAGTGGGCAGCACAGCATTCGGATCAATGATCAGTGGCGCATCTGCTTCACCTGGACTGACACTGGTCCTGAGGGCGTCGAGATCGTGGACTACCACTGA
- a CDS encoding VOC family protein, whose product MAIARFPSIVLDCSDPVALATFYGTMLDWKVESSPDWADIRADYGQCISFQPVEDYTPPRWPGQEVPQQMHLDVIVDDLDAGEKAVIELGATKHEHQPGTTFRVFLDPAGHPFCLCTS is encoded by the coding sequence ATGGCTATCGCACGCTTCCCTAGCATCGTCCTCGACTGTTCCGACCCGGTCGCACTCGCGACGTTCTACGGCACCATGCTGGACTGGAAGGTCGAGTCCTCGCCGGACTGGGCCGACATCCGCGCCGACTACGGCCAGTGCATCTCCTTCCAGCCGGTGGAGGACTACACACCGCCTCGCTGGCCCGGTCAGGAGGTGCCGCAGCAGATGCACCTCGACGTGATCGTTGACGATCTCGACGCCGGTGAGAAGGCGGTGATCGAGCTGGGCGCGACCAAGCATGAGCACCAGCCTGGTACGACCTTCCGCGTCTTCCTCGATCCCGCGGGTCACCCGTTCTGTCTCTGTACGTCCTGA
- a CDS encoding maleylpyruvate isomerase family mycothiol-dependent enzyme gives MKDIWSVVHAEREALIDFLGSLDDSQWDAPSLCPGWSVHDVVAHLVDTAKTTRVNFVTDLARARFSFDRQNANGVARERGTTPGETLERFRAVAGRTSTPPASKETRLVEAFIHGEDIRRPLGASGDYPLPAVEQALRYQVKTPTSFGGAKDHVAGLKLVADDMELSIGDGALVSGPASALLVASSGRATALDDLDGPGVAELSRRIGATA, from the coding sequence ATGAAGGACATCTGGTCGGTGGTGCATGCCGAACGGGAAGCGTTGATCGACTTCCTGGGCTCGCTCGACGACAGCCAGTGGGACGCGCCCTCGCTGTGTCCAGGCTGGAGCGTGCATGACGTGGTCGCTCACCTGGTCGACACGGCCAAGACGACGCGGGTCAACTTCGTCACGGATCTCGCACGTGCGCGCTTCAGCTTCGACCGCCAGAACGCGAACGGCGTTGCGCGAGAACGCGGTACGACGCCGGGTGAGACTTTGGAGCGCTTCCGCGCGGTGGCAGGACGTACGTCGACGCCGCCGGCTTCGAAGGAGACGCGCCTGGTGGAGGCGTTCATCCATGGGGAGGACATCCGTCGGCCGCTCGGCGCCTCCGGCGACTATCCGCTGCCAGCCGTCGAGCAGGCGTTGCGCTACCAGGTGAAGACGCCCACGTCGTTCGGTGGAGCCAAGGACCACGTGGCCGGCCTGAAGCTCGTCGCGGACGACATGGAGCTGTCTATCGGGGACGGCGCTCTGGTGTCCGGTCCGGCGTCGGCCCTGCTCGTCGCGTCATCCGGGCGGGCCACCGCGCTGGACGATCTCGACGGTCCGGGAGTGGCCGAGCTCTCCCGACGGATCGGCGCGACCGCCTGA
- a CDS encoding NADP-dependent oxidoreductase yields MQAITVRDRDAGVGGLTLDDMPEPHPSENDVIVRVHAAGFTPGELDWPGTWTDRAGHDRTPSVPGHELSGVVTELGYGTTGLTVGQRVFGMADWSRNGSLAEYAAVEARNLAPLPADIDHTTAAALPISGLTAWQALFDHAHLAVGQTVLIHGAAGGVGSIAVQLARDIGAQVIGTGRAGDRDTALELGVHTFVDLQVERLEDVGAVDVVFDVIGGEILDRSTALVRAGGTLVTIAQPVTAQPADGRAIFFVVEPDRARLADLAQRVRDGRLKPIVGSVRPLAAAADAFAPAQRVAGKTIIRVAED; encoded by the coding sequence ATGCAAGCCATCACTGTCCGCGATCGCGACGCCGGTGTCGGCGGCCTGACGCTCGACGACATGCCAGAGCCGCACCCCTCCGAGAACGACGTGATCGTGCGCGTCCACGCGGCGGGGTTCACGCCGGGCGAGCTGGACTGGCCCGGCACCTGGACCGACCGAGCCGGCCATGACCGTACGCCGAGCGTGCCCGGCCATGAGCTGTCCGGTGTGGTCACCGAGCTGGGTTACGGCACGACGGGTCTGACCGTCGGCCAGCGAGTCTTCGGGATGGCGGACTGGAGCCGCAACGGCTCCCTGGCGGAGTACGCGGCGGTCGAGGCCCGCAACCTCGCCCCGCTCCCGGCGGACATCGACCACACGACGGCGGCAGCGCTGCCGATCTCCGGGCTCACCGCGTGGCAAGCGCTGTTCGACCATGCACATCTCGCGGTCGGCCAGACCGTCCTCATCCACGGAGCTGCCGGTGGCGTCGGCTCGATCGCCGTACAGCTCGCCCGCGACATCGGCGCTCAGGTCATCGGGACCGGCCGGGCCGGTGACCGTGACACCGCACTCGAGCTCGGCGTACACACGTTCGTCGACCTGCAAGTGGAGCGCTTGGAGGACGTCGGTGCCGTCGATGTGGTGTTCGACGTGATCGGCGGTGAGATTCTCGACCGGTCCACCGCGCTGGTCCGGGCGGGCGGCACCCTCGTCACGATCGCTCAGCCGGTCACCGCGCAGCCCGCGGACGGTCGGGCGATCTTCTTCGTCGTCGAGCCCGACCGTGCCCGTCTCGCCGACCTCGCCCAGAGGGTGCGCGACGGCCGGCTCAAGCCGATCGTCGGATCGGTCCGGCCGCTCGCCGCGGCCGCCGACGCGTTCGCGCCCGCGCAGCGGGTCGCCGGCAAGACGATCATCCGCGTCGCCGAGGACTGA
- a CDS encoding DUF429 domain-containing protein, translating into MHFVGLDLAWGNSSPTGVAVLDEAGVLQQLSAVTTDAEITAALAPYLTDGCLVGVDAPLIVKNEKGSRPAEKALNRDFARFDAGAHPSNTSNPTLSETTRGARVCARLGLDMNPESRATKRAIEVYPHPATVALFRLGRTLKYKNKQGRSVDQLRAELLVLMRLLESLASARPALQLVSYDGWRELVASVERAKRKSELRRAEDQVDAVICAYVALFRERQPDAVTTYGDFETGFIVTPTLPADLKPSPRPPKVEKHVDIVRRATQEYAALHRQLIVAAEEAVEVITGILDDAGLNYLNVTGRAKSIASFAEKAGRTANGVVLYADPLTDIGDVIGLRVITYVHSDVASVAELLGTEAVVLSDRDMGLETAKGGSFGYVSRHLQIQLSKEDRLTHSAIADRPVQVQVRTVLQHAWAEFEHDIRYKGIVPDEHRADFDRRFTLAAGLLELADREFSIIRERLQSGLPDVEVSGGDDDPRISPRELAAFLAGQYDDASWSRPDHYAWIAGLVLELGITSLSELAEAIRGVDSTVIDQRMGYRNPTGAVRRLDDALLVAHGERYIKLHGNAHRVDRLHTRLKKMTATG; encoded by the coding sequence ATGCATTTCGTTGGCCTCGACCTCGCCTGGGGCAACAGCTCTCCGACCGGGGTCGCCGTCCTCGATGAGGCCGGGGTGCTGCAGCAGCTTTCAGCAGTCACCACCGACGCCGAGATCACCGCCGCGCTCGCGCCCTACCTCACGGATGGTTGTCTCGTCGGCGTCGACGCACCGCTGATCGTCAAGAACGAGAAGGGCAGTCGCCCTGCGGAGAAGGCGCTCAACCGCGACTTCGCTCGCTTCGACGCGGGCGCGCACCCCTCCAACACCTCGAACCCGACGCTGAGCGAGACCACCCGCGGCGCCCGCGTGTGCGCTCGCCTCGGCCTCGACATGAACCCCGAGTCCCGCGCGACCAAGCGTGCGATCGAGGTCTACCCGCACCCGGCGACCGTCGCGCTCTTCCGCCTCGGCCGCACGTTGAAGTACAAGAACAAGCAGGGCCGCTCGGTCGACCAGCTGCGTGCCGAGCTCCTCGTGCTGATGCGCCTTCTGGAGTCCCTCGCCTCCGCCAGACCTGCCCTCCAGCTCGTGTCGTACGACGGCTGGCGCGAGCTGGTCGCCTCCGTCGAGAGAGCGAAGCGCAAGTCTGAGCTGCGTCGTGCCGAGGACCAGGTCGACGCCGTGATCTGCGCGTATGTCGCGCTCTTCCGTGAGCGTCAGCCGGACGCTGTCACGACGTACGGCGACTTCGAGACGGGCTTCATCGTGACACCCACGCTGCCGGCCGATCTCAAGCCCTCGCCACGGCCGCCGAAGGTGGAGAAGCACGTCGACATCGTGCGCCGGGCCACGCAGGAGTACGCCGCACTCCACCGCCAGCTGATCGTCGCCGCGGAGGAGGCGGTCGAGGTCATCACTGGCATCCTCGATGACGCGGGGCTCAACTACCTCAATGTCACCGGCCGCGCCAAGAGCATCGCCTCGTTCGCAGAGAAGGCTGGCCGAACCGCGAACGGCGTTGTGCTGTATGCCGATCCGTTGACTGACATCGGTGACGTGATCGGGCTGCGCGTCATCACCTACGTGCACAGCGACGTCGCTTCCGTCGCCGAGCTGCTCGGCACAGAAGCCGTCGTACTGAGTGACCGCGACATGGGTCTGGAGACGGCGAAGGGCGGCTCGTTCGGCTACGTCAGCCGGCACCTGCAGATCCAGCTGTCCAAGGAAGACCGCTTGACTCACTCCGCCATTGCCGACCGGCCGGTCCAGGTCCAGGTCCGTACGGTGCTGCAGCACGCGTGGGCGGAGTTCGAGCACGACATCCGCTACAAGGGCATCGTTCCCGACGAGCACCGCGCCGACTTCGATCGCCGCTTCACCCTCGCGGCCGGTCTGCTCGAGCTCGCCGACCGGGAGTTCTCCATCATCCGCGAACGGCTGCAGAGCGGCCTGCCTGACGTCGAGGTGAGCGGGGGCGACGACGACCCGCGCATCAGCCCACGCGAGCTCGCCGCATTCCTGGCAGGTCAGTACGACGACGCCAGCTGGTCCCGGCCCGACCACTACGCGTGGATCGCGGGCCTGGTGCTCGAGCTCGGCATCACCTCACTGTCCGAGCTGGCCGAAGCCATCCGTGGGGTGGACAGCACCGTCATCGATCAGCGGATGGGTTATCGCAACCCGACCGGCGCCGTACGCCGACTCGACGACGCCCTTCTCGTCGCCCACGGGGAGCGCTACATCAAGCTGCACGGCAACGCCCACCGCGTCGACCGCCTGCACACCCGCCTCAAGAAGATGACCGCCACCGGCTGA
- a CDS encoding sulfurtransferase, which produces MSWRWCEEHLGDAVLVDARWYWDRPGREAYEDGHVPGAVFVDLDGDLSSDPSDKAGRQPFPEPGAFAEAMGRAGIDGSRPVVAYDDAGGVIASRLVWMLRLLDLDAAVLSGGLAAYPGSLESGSVQPERADFRVRPWPAQQLLTTEDVARTGPQLIDARPANRYRGDDPEVDASLGRVPEADPRRGHIPGAINVPCRGHLDDDGAVKPPEHIRATFLAAGIDDASDVVSYCGAGVTACHNLLAMEYAGLGRGRLYPGSWSAWSRDLALPVETGE; this is translated from the coding sequence GTGTCGTGGCGGTGGTGTGAGGAGCACCTTGGAGACGCCGTACTCGTCGACGCGCGGTGGTATTGGGACCGGCCCGGTCGTGAAGCGTATGAAGACGGGCACGTACCCGGAGCGGTCTTTGTCGACCTCGACGGTGACCTCAGCTCTGACCCGAGCGACAAGGCCGGACGTCAGCCGTTCCCGGAGCCGGGTGCCTTCGCCGAAGCCATGGGACGCGCCGGCATCGATGGCTCACGACCGGTGGTCGCGTACGACGACGCGGGCGGCGTGATTGCGTCGCGGCTCGTGTGGATGCTGCGGTTGCTCGACCTGGATGCGGCCGTGCTGTCGGGAGGTTTGGCCGCCTACCCCGGCTCATTGGAATCTGGATCCGTCCAGCCAGAACGCGCCGACTTCCGGGTCCGGCCGTGGCCCGCGCAGCAGCTGTTGACCACTGAGGACGTTGCCCGCACCGGACCTCAGCTGATCGACGCTCGTCCCGCGAATCGTTATCGCGGTGACGATCCCGAGGTCGACGCCTCTCTGGGGCGCGTGCCCGAGGCCGACCCGCGGCGCGGTCACATTCCCGGGGCGATCAACGTTCCGTGCCGAGGGCACCTGGATGACGACGGCGCGGTCAAGCCGCCGGAGCATATTCGGGCGACCTTCCTGGCAGCCGGGATTGACGATGCGTCGGACGTCGTCAGCTACTGCGGCGCCGGGGTGACTGCTTGCCACAACCTGCTCGCGATGGAGTACGCGGGCCTGGGGCGCGGACGTCTCTATCCCGGCAGCTGGAGTGCCTGGAGCCGAGACCTCGCACTCCCGGTCGAAACGGGCGAATAG
- the ychF gene encoding redox-regulated ATPase YchF, with the protein MALTIGIVGLPNVGKSTMFNALTKNNVLAANYPFATIEPNVGVVPLPDPRLTTLAEIFSSEKILPATVSFVDIAGIVRGASEGEGLGNKFLANIREADAICQVVRAFVDDDVTHVDGKVSPQSDMETINTELILADLQTLESAIPRIEKEVKGKKTDKAVLDTALAARTVLEAGETLFAAIAGGNTDIDTTYTRQLGLLTTKPFVYVFNVDEDQLTDEAFQASMQELVTPADAIFLNAKLESEVAELDDEDASELLESVGITERGLDQLAHKGFHTLGLQTYLTAGPKESRAWTIGKGWTAPQAAGVIHTDFQKGFIKAEVISFEDLVATGSVAEARAKGKARMEGKDYVMQDGDVVEFRFNV; encoded by the coding sequence GTGGCACTCACCATCGGAATCGTCGGACTGCCCAACGTCGGCAAGTCCACCATGTTCAACGCGCTGACCAAGAACAACGTGCTGGCCGCGAACTACCCGTTCGCGACCATCGAGCCCAATGTCGGCGTGGTCCCGCTGCCCGACCCCCGGCTCACAACGCTGGCCGAGATCTTCAGCTCGGAGAAGATCCTCCCGGCCACGGTGTCGTTCGTCGACATCGCCGGCATCGTGCGGGGCGCGTCGGAAGGTGAGGGGCTCGGCAACAAGTTCCTGGCCAACATCCGCGAGGCGGACGCGATCTGCCAGGTGGTGCGCGCGTTCGTCGATGACGACGTGACCCACGTCGACGGCAAGGTCTCGCCGCAGTCGGACATGGAGACCATCAACACCGAACTGATCCTGGCCGACCTCCAGACCCTCGAGAGCGCGATCCCGCGCATCGAGAAGGAGGTCAAGGGCAAGAAGACCGACAAGGCGGTCCTCGACACCGCGCTCGCGGCACGGACGGTGCTGGAGGCCGGCGAGACCCTGTTTGCGGCGATTGCCGGTGGCAACACGGACATCGACACCACCTACACCCGCCAGCTCGGCCTGCTGACGACCAAGCCGTTCGTCTACGTCTTCAACGTGGACGAGGACCAGCTCACCGACGAAGCGTTTCAGGCATCCATGCAAGAGCTGGTGACTCCGGCGGACGCGATCTTCCTGAACGCCAAGCTGGAGTCCGAGGTCGCCGAGCTCGACGACGAGGACGCGTCGGAGCTTTTGGAGTCCGTGGGGATCACCGAGCGCGGCCTGGATCAGCTGGCGCACAAGGGTTTTCACACGCTCGGCCTGCAGACCTATCTCACCGCGGGTCCCAAGGAGTCGCGCGCCTGGACGATCGGCAAGGGCTGGACTGCGCCCCAGGCGGCCGGTGTGATCCACACCGACTTCCAGAAGGGCTTCATCAAGGCCGAGGTCATCTCGTTCGAGGACCTCGTCGCCACCGGCTCGGTTGCCGAGGCGCGTGCGAAGGGCAAGGCGCGCATGGAGGGCAAGGACTACGTCATGCAGGACGGCGACGTGGTCGAGTTCCGCTTCAACGTCTGA
- a CDS encoding molybdopterin-dependent oxidoreductase yields the protein MAQPTRRRAAASGVLAAIAGTTAGHLVAALTEPESSPVLAIGSAVIDRTPTPLKDWAIRNLGTMDKPVLLGSVALGTLVFAVVAGLLARRNLALGSVALLALVGVAAAAALKRPAANGMYVIPSLIAGVVALVVLVLLLPGRPKVPGLGDLSAYPSGMDTRRGFLVGSGTVLAASAGAAVLGQKLGATDPTKGITLPRPRSAAPPLPRGLDATYKDITPLRTPNGGFYRVDTALVVPKVDADSWKLRIEGDVRHPFTLSYDDIRNMPLIERNITMTCVSNEVGGEYVGGARWLGVRVSELLRIAQVKEPDRPDRQVLSRSTDGFTVSTPLGALMDGRDALLAIGMNGAPLPPTHGFPARLVTPGLYGFVGSTKWVTKLTVTSYDAAKAYWTQRDWATDAPIKPSARIDTPKSLAQVPKGRTTIGGIAWAQRRGVVKVEVSVDEKPWQAAQLGPDVGVDYWRQWAIPWDFTASGRHSIRARVTDGSGAVQTDKRARVFPSGSSGIQEVVVLVK from the coding sequence ATGGCTCAACCCACACGCCGCCGCGCCGCCGCCTCAGGTGTCCTGGCCGCAATCGCAGGTACGACGGCCGGTCACCTCGTCGCGGCCCTCACCGAACCCGAGAGCTCCCCTGTCCTCGCCATCGGCTCAGCGGTCATCGACCGCACGCCAACGCCCTTGAAGGACTGGGCAATTCGCAACCTCGGCACGATGGACAAGCCGGTTCTGCTGGGGTCCGTAGCGCTCGGCACGCTGGTCTTCGCGGTCGTCGCCGGACTGCTCGCACGCCGCAACCTCGCGCTCGGATCCGTCGCGCTCCTGGCCCTGGTCGGCGTCGCCGCGGCCGCCGCACTCAAGCGTCCCGCCGCGAACGGGATGTACGTGATCCCGTCGCTGATCGCGGGCGTCGTCGCCCTCGTGGTCCTCGTCCTGCTCCTGCCGGGGAGACCCAAGGTTCCAGGGTTAGGTGACCTCTCGGCGTACCCCTCTGGCATGGACACCCGCCGCGGATTCCTCGTCGGCTCCGGCACGGTGCTGGCCGCATCAGCCGGTGCCGCGGTGCTCGGTCAGAAGCTCGGCGCGACCGATCCGACCAAGGGCATCACGCTCCCCCGCCCGCGATCCGCCGCGCCGCCGCTGCCCCGCGGACTCGATGCGACGTACAAGGACATCACGCCGCTGCGCACCCCGAACGGTGGGTTCTACCGCGTGGACACCGCGCTCGTCGTGCCCAAGGTCGACGCCGACTCCTGGAAGCTGCGCATTGAGGGCGACGTCCGCCACCCGTTCACGCTCAGCTACGACGACATCCGCAACATGCCGCTCATCGAGCGCAACATCACCATGACCTGCGTCAGCAACGAGGTCGGCGGCGAGTACGTCGGTGGCGCCCGCTGGCTGGGCGTCCGGGTCTCCGAGCTGTTGCGGATCGCGCAGGTCAAGGAACCGGATCGCCCCGACCGCCAGGTGCTCAGTCGCTCGACCGACGGCTTCACCGTCAGCACACCGCTCGGCGCGCTGATGGACGGTCGCGACGCGCTCCTCGCGATCGGGATGAACGGCGCGCCTCTGCCTCCGACCCACGGCTTCCCCGCGCGACTCGTGACCCCCGGGCTGTACGGCTTCGTCGGCTCCACCAAGTGGGTCACCAAGCTGACGGTCACGTCGTACGACGCCGCGAAAGCCTATTGGACACAACGGGACTGGGCGACTGACGCGCCTATCAAGCCCTCGGCGCGGATCGACACACCCAAGAGCCTCGCCCAGGTGCCCAAGGGTCGTACGACGATCGGCGGGATCGCCTGGGCCCAGCGCCGCGGCGTGGTGAAGGTCGAGGTCTCCGTCGACGAGAAGCCTTGGCAGGCCGCGCAGCTCGGGCCGGACGTCGGCGTCGACTACTGGCGCCAGTGGGCGATCCCTTGGGACTTCACCGCGTCCGGCCGGCATTCCATCCGCGCACGCGTCACCGATGGCAGCGGAGCGGTGCAGACCGACAAGCGCGCACGCGTGTTCCCCAGCGGCTCCTCGGGCATCCAGGAGGTCGTCGTCCTCGTGAAATGA